A DNA window from Solanum lycopersicum chromosome 3, SLM_r2.1 contains the following coding sequences:
- the LOC138347221 gene encoding uncharacterized protein — MQKWITESEARLERKMQQFIERKIAEVNQSLDAFEFRVLARPAPPVDVSTLQAAVDSLCADIDTILQARVPESEAPSVEPSEDTVLATLFTTSDIPPPPPRETSKRRRGRAEDEARARKKDRREMEAARRASLVEEEVHQIRASQLAAGASSSRTVEIAGGTTDGAGVSEDTTEGVQIVEDVGSG; from the coding sequence atgcagaagtggattactgagtctgaagcgcgtctagagaggaagatgcagcagTTTAtagagcggaagattgctgaggtcaACCAGAGTCTGGATGCCTTTGAGTTTAGAGTGTTAGCCcgtccagcccctccggtggatgtgtcgactcttcaggctgcagtcgacagtctttgtgccgacatcgacacgatcctacaggcgagggtgccggagtctgaggccccttctgtcgagccttcTGAGGACACCGTGCTAGCAACCCTGTTTACTACTTCAgacattccaccacctccccctcgagagacttccaagaggcgtaggggtcgagcagaggatgaggcgcgagcaaggaagaaggatcgccgagagatggaggctgcgaggagagcctcacttgttGAGGAGGAGGtgcaccagatcagagcatcacagttagcggctggggcatctagctcccgcactgtagagatagcaggaggcactactgatggtgcgggtgtttctgaggacaccactgagggtgtccagattgtagaggacgtgggttccgggtaa